The proteins below are encoded in one region of Ereboglobus luteus:
- a CDS encoding fructose-6-phosphate aldolase, whose amino-acid sequence MKTTHQNPAAPALEILLDSTNVSEIKKCNDLFELAGVTSNPLIIKNEGKINFYSHFSKIRKVIGKNKTLHIQTLASTADEMIAEARAILNKIDDQVYIKIPVTEQGLKAMKQLSREGAHITATCIYTRMQAYLAIAAGADYLAPYCNRMEQMGIDFRAIIAEISDVLERTASPAKIVAASFKNITQATDALAAGANTITVTSDILHSACAFPPIDLAVKEFHDAWISSQGKNSKLTTP is encoded by the coding sequence ATGAAAACCACGCACCAAAACCCGGCCGCTCCCGCACTGGAGATTCTTTTGGATTCGACAAATGTTTCCGAGATCAAAAAATGCAATGATCTGTTTGAGCTGGCGGGGGTGACCTCAAATCCCTTGATCATAAAAAACGAGGGAAAGATAAATTTTTACTCCCACTTTTCAAAAATCCGGAAAGTCATCGGCAAAAACAAAACCTTGCACATCCAGACGCTGGCGTCCACGGCGGATGAGATGATCGCGGAGGCCCGGGCGATCCTGAATAAAATCGACGATCAGGTTTATATAAAAATCCCGGTGACCGAGCAGGGCTTGAAGGCGATGAAACAGTTGTCCCGCGAGGGCGCGCACATTACGGCAACGTGCATCTACACGCGCATGCAGGCATATCTAGCCATAGCCGCGGGCGCGGACTATTTGGCGCCCTATTGCAACCGGATGGAGCAGATGGGCATCGACTTCAGGGCAATCATTGCCGAGATATCCGATGTGCTGGAGCGCACCGCTTCACCGGCAAAAATTGTCGCCGCGAGTTTTAAAAACATAACCCAAGCGACCGACGCCCTCGCCGCCGGCGCCAACACAATCACGGTGACATCCGACATCCTGCATTCCGCCTGCGCGTTTCCCCCAATCGACCTTGCCGTAAAGGAGTTTCATGATGCCTGGATTTCCTCCCAAGGGAAAAACTCCAAGCTCACAACCCCGTAA
- a CDS encoding SDR family NAD(P)-dependent oxidoreductase: MKAEADLAQILRGVILGRTQRPASVSLVGGDFQDQARAIEIQGEDAGAIAREIHEALAEAPVPVALTLCHRQQSYTYKITSEIFAESRATVVKNRVAVVTGGAQGFGAEIARGLVADGAIVYIADMNYDGAYKLAEILNKEYNNGGPVAFAVGVNVSDEGSVAKMCETIALQSGGVDLCISNAGIVKSVSSIMDQDIDDFRLVADVNYVAFAIVTKHVAGMMKTQHVASRVVRNDSPWTADIIQINSKSGLEGSNKNASYAGSKFGGIGLVQSFAKELVEWGIKVNAICPGNFFDTPLWSDPERGLFMQYLRAGKVPGAKSVADVKSFYEAKVPMGRGCTGPDVIRAVYYLVEQLYETGQALPVTGGQVMIN, translated from the coding sequence ATGAAAGCAGAAGCCGACCTTGCCCAGATTCTGCGCGGTGTGATCCTCGGAAGGACACAACGCCCCGCCAGCGTTTCGCTTGTCGGGGGCGATTTTCAGGATCAAGCCCGCGCAATCGAAATCCAGGGAGAGGATGCCGGGGCAATCGCCCGGGAGATTCACGAAGCACTGGCTGAGGCGCCCGTTCCCGTTGCGCTGACGCTTTGCCACCGCCAGCAGAGCTACACCTACAAAATAACGAGCGAAATTTTTGCCGAAAGCCGCGCGACGGTCGTGAAGAACCGCGTTGCCGTGGTCACGGGCGGCGCGCAGGGTTTTGGCGCGGAGATCGCGCGCGGGCTCGTCGCCGACGGCGCCATTGTTTACATCGCCGACATGAATTATGACGGCGCATACAAACTGGCCGAAATATTAAACAAAGAATATAATAATGGCGGTCCGGTGGCGTTTGCCGTCGGGGTGAATGTAAGTGACGAGGGCTCCGTCGCAAAGATGTGCGAGACAATCGCCCTTCAAAGCGGGGGAGTTGATCTCTGCATCAGCAACGCCGGAATCGTCAAGTCCGTGAGCAGCATAATGGATCAGGATATCGACGACTTCAGGCTCGTCGCCGACGTCAATTATGTTGCTTTCGCCATTGTTACAAAACACGTGGCCGGCATGATGAAAACCCAGCACGTCGCCTCCCGTGTCGTGCGAAATGATTCTCCCTGGACGGCGGATATTATACAAATCAACTCGAAGTCCGGCCTTGAGGGCTCGAACAAAAACGCCTCTTACGCGGGGAGCAAATTTGGCGGCATTGGCTTGGTTCAGAGTTTTGCAAAGGAACTCGTCGAATGGGGCATTAAGGTGAACGCGATTTGCCCCGGCAATTTTTTTGACACCCCGCTCTGGTCCGATCCCGAGAGGGGCCTTTTTATGCAATACCTCCGCGCCGGCAAGGTGCCCGGCGCCAAAAGTGTCGCCGATGTGAAGTCGTTTTATGAGGCGAAGGTTCCGATGGGGCGCGGCTGCACCGGCCCTGATGTTATCCGCGCGGTCTATTATCTCGTTGAGCAACTTTACGAAACTGGACAGGCTTTGCCCGTTACCGGCGGGCAGGTCATGATAAATTGA
- a CDS encoding autotransporter outer membrane beta-barrel domain-containing protein, with translation MKNQIKYHDRFNTTGLLRALLFLACAAFTLLTQLRADELVWDNTDGSNTWLGSSVNANWWHAGNAATAAFADGDAVVFGRAGSGAAVTTGTISIANAVMLGVSGTNEGIIFNGGTWAFTGADISGGSIRFAGNTDLAFDTRTVSQRMSIDAGRTVTLGALAGSTVTITTGAFTGNGGAVQVDTGATLTVNSTDSAKLVFADNKATLAGAVIASTGGTVSVNGGLFASNTAGATSRYQGGGAIFARSGGRLDVTGAVFTNNNTTGSVDGTGGGAIYAFGTPLTVVSSTFLQNTTSSNGGAIFTENTTVSIRDTLFEGNRATGRNGGALTVWNSSTTILVDVDFTNNKASGLGATAGAVYINAANRSNHVSNVTVGVSPGRTSTYSGNAFGSTANGIAFGGWGNHKVYLTATVGAGGMLDMQDPMRIRPNLLSKYDSIYMGVTKTGSGVWRLGGATILTGTVGNDFAVDEGGLALYAGASITLNNQGSTPASAAIEDTFMLGANTTLSTLGVTTTGAAAPVTATGTIRADTITLADNSAITIGSSLVLTATTLNYGDARVTADATARLVLDQKSGPLELTGSRTFEVADGKNLTVSARFATPADGEFSLVALNTTGTHSGSTTFTAPALATGNGGVVQAGSGATFTATTTGGAVIAFSGNSAQQGGAIAADAATLDLSNVFFTSNTAANNGGAIHIANPASAPISITDASFTNNKADAGHGGAVYIETANAAGSTANLNLRVTDGGTSTYSGNADSTGANSLSLGGVENNTINIDIDTGANALIDMRDPINTRADSPNINIITTKTGSGEWRLGGASTLTGTGGNIVAVDEGALTLYAGASLTLDNQGTTPAAADAVDAFALATGATLAVLTGTSPDDTGVSYAGATIRADDITLAAGSTLKLFSGADAASITGTGAHPIDGTPVTADDDASASTLTLVGNTLAIGDRVNIDLTVTSFAAGNQTVTLLDATGVTGVTGTFDPKTFSLHINGIDTETLDNNRLDVHQLQSTDTGKLDFHYHSTGNHLVTWTGSSGAGWNNADRNWHLDYNGTDYDQFLNGDAVLFDDTAAANANNITLADTIYIAPVGANPAMRVTGTGSWSFAGAGIADANPDAPASLLMESTGTLALSNTNTYSGGTRITAGTLVAKNARALGTGDIDNTALLVLDIATDAEGGRLAQSIAGTGTTIKTGAGTITTSGDIATDIIAAGGILANAGAITGATTIDSGTLLNTGTLAALNLNAGLGANAGLVTGAVTQSAGLLINETDGTLAATLAVNGGTFANNGGAVTGVATIAPAGTLAFHGGTLAAITADGALNFENTGDYTHAAIISGSTGAITKTGAGDLVLAAVNTFSGATDIQAGTLRLAVANALAQSATVSLASETRLDLAGLAQTLRTLAVAPGARIAFNTTGANQRTLALDSLAGDGAVFEMRTDLAAAAGDKITIAGASTGAHRIEIDNANGSEIQPDTAIPLVIMNQAGATFSGTTESGIYTLTVQQGDGGAIMPSTNTWYLGSGDRPSRAVDAILATAAAAGQDWHYELDSLHKRMGDLRAAPDAAGSGNIWLRASSHRLNGALELTGRSFHQYAHGLTFGADKALAANAASSAWYLGGFASINYIDRSFDSAGGDGETNGIGGGLYATWLHKDGWFADIVARFDRRQNKFNARSIDNFITRGKYNTISEGASLEFGRRLARETGGWWVEPLAQFAIVHIGDADYDATSPGAEPIRVAVDSVTSSQSRAQIRFGGDIARAPGLHPYAKAGVVYTASGGGEITAGGKRMKVNYDGWRVEFGIGAAYEIDAKSQVYLDYEYARATLYERPWSINLGYRRAW, from the coding sequence ATGAAAAACCAAATCAAGTATCACGACCGTTTCAACACAACCGGGTTGCTTCGCGCCCTGCTGTTTCTCGCATGCGCCGCATTCACGCTTCTAACGCAGCTCCGCGCGGACGAGCTCGTATGGGACAACACCGACGGCTCAAACACATGGCTCGGCTCCAGTGTGAACGCGAACTGGTGGCACGCCGGCAATGCCGCCACGGCCGCTTTCGCGGACGGCGACGCGGTTGTCTTTGGTCGTGCGGGCTCCGGCGCGGCGGTCACCACCGGCACCATCTCCATCGCAAATGCCGTGATGCTTGGCGTGAGCGGCACGAACGAGGGCATCATTTTTAACGGTGGCACATGGGCGTTCACCGGAGCCGATATCAGCGGCGGCTCAATTCGCTTCGCGGGCAATACCGACCTCGCCTTCGACACGCGCACCGTCTCCCAGCGCATGAGCATCGACGCCGGCCGGACCGTCACGCTCGGTGCGCTTGCCGGCTCCACCGTCACGATCACCACAGGCGCGTTCACGGGCAACGGCGGCGCGGTGCAAGTGGACACCGGCGCGACACTCACCGTCAACAGCACCGATTCCGCGAAGCTCGTCTTCGCCGACAACAAGGCAACGCTCGCCGGCGCCGTCATCGCCTCGACAGGCGGCACGGTCAGCGTCAACGGCGGCCTCTTTGCCAGCAACACCGCCGGGGCCACCTCCAGATACCAGGGCGGCGGCGCCATTTTTGCCCGCAGCGGAGGTCGCCTCGATGTCACTGGCGCCGTTTTCACAAACAATAACACCACCGGCTCGGTCGACGGCACGGGCGGCGGCGCCATCTATGCTTTCGGCACCCCGTTGACTGTTGTTTCCAGCACCTTTCTCCAAAACACGACCTCCAGCAACGGCGGCGCGATTTTCACGGAAAACACCACCGTTTCGATCCGCGACACACTCTTCGAGGGCAACCGCGCCACGGGTCGCAATGGCGGCGCGCTCACCGTCTGGAACTCGTCCACCACCATCCTCGTCGACGTCGATTTCACCAACAACAAAGCCAGCGGACTTGGCGCGACCGCGGGGGCCGTCTATATCAACGCCGCCAATCGCAGCAACCACGTCAGCAATGTCACCGTGGGCGTTTCCCCGGGGAGGACGTCCACCTATTCCGGCAACGCCTTCGGCAGCACCGCCAACGGCATCGCCTTTGGCGGCTGGGGCAACCACAAGGTTTATCTCACGGCGACCGTCGGCGCCGGCGGCATGCTCGACATGCAAGACCCGATGCGGATCCGACCCAATCTTCTCAGCAAATATGACAGCATTTATATGGGTGTCACAAAAACCGGCTCCGGCGTCTGGCGGCTCGGCGGCGCGACCATCCTCACCGGCACCGTCGGCAACGACTTTGCCGTCGATGAAGGCGGGCTCGCCCTCTACGCCGGCGCAAGCATAACGCTCAACAACCAGGGCAGCACGCCCGCCTCCGCCGCCATCGAGGACACCTTCATGCTCGGCGCAAACACCACGCTCTCCACCCTCGGCGTAACCACGACCGGCGCGGCGGCCCCGGTCACCGCCACCGGCACCATCCGCGCCGACACCATCACGCTCGCCGACAACTCCGCCATCACCATCGGCAGCAGCCTCGTGCTCACGGCCACCACGCTCAACTACGGCGATGCGCGCGTCACCGCCGACGCCACCGCCAGGCTCGTCCTCGACCAAAAATCCGGCCCCCTCGAGCTCACCGGATCGCGCACCTTCGAGGTTGCCGACGGAAAAAATCTCACTGTCTCCGCCCGCTTCGCCACTCCCGCCGACGGCGAGTTTTCGCTCGTCGCCCTCAACACCACCGGAACCCACTCCGGCAGCACCACCTTCACCGCGCCCGCGCTCGCGACGGGCAACGGCGGCGTCGTGCAAGCCGGCTCCGGCGCCACCTTCACCGCCACCACGACCGGCGGCGCGGTGATCGCCTTCTCCGGCAACAGCGCGCAACAAGGCGGCGCGATCGCCGCCGACGCGGCAACGCTCGACCTCTCCAACGTTTTTTTCACCAGCAACACCGCGGCCAACAACGGCGGCGCGATCCACATCGCCAACCCTGCCTCCGCTCCCATCTCGATTACCGACGCCTCGTTCACCAACAACAAGGCTGACGCCGGTCACGGCGGCGCCGTTTACATCGAAACAGCGAACGCCGCCGGAAGCACCGCGAACCTCAATCTCCGCGTCACCGACGGCGGCACCTCAACCTACTCCGGCAACGCCGACTCCACCGGCGCAAACAGCCTCTCGCTCGGCGGCGTCGAAAATAACACCATCAACATCGACATCGACACCGGCGCAAACGCCCTCATCGACATGCGCGACCCCATAAACACCCGCGCCGATTCCCCCAACATCAACATCATCACCACCAAAACCGGTTCCGGCGAATGGCGTCTCGGCGGTGCAAGCACTCTCACCGGCACTGGCGGCAACATCGTCGCTGTGGACGAAGGCGCGCTCACTCTCTACGCCGGCGCGTCGCTCACGCTCGACAACCAAGGCACGACCCCCGCCGCCGCCGATGCGGTGGACGCCTTCGCGCTCGCCACCGGCGCCACGCTCGCCGTCCTCACCGGCACGAGCCCCGACGACACCGGCGTCTCCTATGCCGGCGCCACCATCCGCGCCGACGACATTACCCTCGCCGCCGGCAGCACGTTGAAACTCTTCAGCGGAGCCGACGCCGCCAGCATCACAGGCACCGGCGCGCACCCGATCGACGGCACGCCCGTCACCGCCGACGACGACGCCTCGGCCTCCACGCTCACCCTCGTCGGCAACACTCTCGCGATCGGCGACCGCGTCAACATCGACCTCACCGTCACCAGCTTCGCCGCCGGCAACCAAACCGTCACGCTTCTCGACGCCACCGGCGTCACAGGCGTCACCGGCACATTCGACCCGAAAACCTTCAGCCTCCACATCAACGGCATCGACACCGAAACCCTGGACAACAACCGCCTCGACGTTCACCAACTCCAAAGCACCGACACCGGCAAACTCGACTTCCACTACCACAGCACCGGCAACCACCTCGTCACCTGGACCGGCTCCAGCGGCGCCGGCTGGAACAACGCCGACCGCAACTGGCATCTCGATTACAACGGCACCGACTACGACCAGTTCCTCAACGGCGACGCCGTCCTCTTCGACGACACCGCCGCCGCCAACGCGAACAACATCACGCTCGCCGACACCATCTACATCGCCCCCGTCGGCGCCAACCCCGCCATGCGCGTCACCGGCACCGGCAGTTGGAGCTTCGCCGGCGCGGGCATCGCCGACGCCAACCCCGACGCCCCGGCCAGCCTCCTCATGGAAAGCACCGGCACCCTCGCGCTCTCCAACACCAACACCTACTCCGGCGGCACGCGCATCACCGCCGGCACCCTCGTCGCCAAAAACGCGCGCGCCCTCGGCACGGGCGACATCGACAACACCGCGCTCCTCGTCCTCGACATCGCCACCGACGCCGAGGGCGGCCGCCTCGCGCAATCCATCGCCGGCACCGGCACCACAATCAAAACCGGCGCGGGAACCATCACCACCTCCGGCGACATCGCCACCGACATCATCGCCGCCGGCGGCATCCTCGCCAACGCCGGCGCCATCACCGGCGCGACCACCATCGACAGCGGCACCCTCCTCAACACCGGCACCCTCGCAGCGCTCAACCTCAACGCCGGCCTCGGGGCAAACGCTGGACTCGTCACCGGAGCCGTCACGCAATCCGCCGGACTTCTCATCAACGAAACCGACGGCACCCTCGCAGCCACGCTCGCCGTGAACGGCGGCACATTCGCCAACAACGGCGGTGCCGTCACCGGGGTCGCCACCATCGCGCCCGCGGGCACGCTCGCCTTCCATGGCGGCACCCTCGCCGCAATCACCGCCGACGGCGCGCTCAACTTCGAAAACACCGGCGACTACACGCACGCCGCCATCATCAGCGGCTCCACCGGCGCAATCACAAAAACCGGCGCGGGCGACCTCGTCCTCGCCGCCGTCAACACCTTCTCCGGGGCCACCGACATTCAAGCCGGCACGCTCCGTCTTGCCGTCGCCAACGCCCTCGCGCAAAGCGCCACCGTCTCGCTCGCCTCCGAAACCCGACTCGACCTCGCCGGCCTCGCCCAAACACTCAGAACACTCGCCGTCGCCCCCGGCGCGCGCATCGCGTTCAACACCACCGGCGCAAACCAACGCACCCTCGCCCTCGACAGCCTTGCCGGTGACGGCGCCGTCTTCGAAATGCGCACCGACCTCGCCGCCGCTGCCGGTGACAAAATCACCATCGCCGGCGCAAGCACCGGCGCGCACCGCATCGAAATCGACAATGCCAACGGCTCCGAAATCCAGCCCGACACCGCGATCCCCCTCGTCATCATGAACCAGGCCGGCGCGACCTTCAGCGGCACCACCGAGTCCGGCATTTACACGCTCACCGTGCAGCAAGGCGACGGCGGCGCCATCATGCCCTCGACCAACACCTGGTATCTCGGCAGCGGCGACCGCCCCAGCCGCGCCGTTGACGCCATCCTCGCCACCGCCGCCGCCGCGGGGCAGGACTGGCACTACGAACTCGACTCGCTCCACAAACGCATGGGCGACCTCCGCGCCGCCCCGGACGCCGCCGGCTCCGGAAACATCTGGCTCCGCGCCAGCAGCCACCGCCTCAACGGCGCGCTCGAACTCACCGGCCGCTCCTTCCACCAATACGCCCACGGCCTGACCTTCGGCGCCGACAAAGCCCTCGCCGCAAACGCCGCCTCCTCCGCGTGGTATCTCGGCGGCTTCGCCAGCATCAACTACATTGACCGCTCGTTCGACTCCGCCGGCGGCGACGGCGAAACCAACGGCATCGGCGGCGGCCTCTACGCCACCTGGCTCCACAAGGACGGCTGGTTCGCCGACATCGTCGCGCGCTTCGACCGCCGCCAAAACAAGTTCAACGCCCGCTCCATCGACAACTTCATCACGCGCGGCAAATACAACACGATCTCCGAAGGCGCGTCGCTCGAGTTTGGCCGCCGCCTCGCCCGCGAGACCGGCGGCTGGTGGGTGGAGCCCCTCGCGCAATTTGCCATCGTCCACATCGGCGACGCCGACTACGACGCCACCTCGCCCGGCGCGGAGCCGATCCGCGTGGCCGTTGACAGCGTCACCTCCTCGCAAAGCCGCGCGCAAATCCGCTTTGGTGGCGACATCGCCCGCGCCCCCGGCCTGCACCCCTACGCAAAAGCCGGCGTGGTTTACACGGCGAGCGGCGGCGGCGAAATCACCGCCGGCGGCAAACGCATGAAAGTGAACTACGACGGATGGCGCGTCGAGTTCGGCATCGGCGCGGCCTACGAAATCGACGCGAAAAGCCAGGTGTATTTGGATTATGAATACGCCAGGGCCACGCTCTACGAGCGCCCTTGGTCAATCAATCTCGGCTACCGCCGCGCGTGGTGA
- a CDS encoding dihydrofolate reductase family protein translates to MKVTVFIAASLDGFIARKNGDIDWLPSPSGEDHGYEALMRSVDALVMGRHTFEKMLTFDEWFYGDKRIVVLSSKPVVIPDRISAHVESMTGSPNEIIARLTGRGYRHLYVDGGVTIQRFLSDGLVNRLIITWIPVLIGRGIPLFGPLTRDVHLKHRATRSYPSGLVQSEYEVISPRAAVAEID, encoded by the coding sequence ATGAAAGTGACTGTTTTTATCGCCGCCAGTCTGGATGGTTTCATCGCTCGAAAAAATGGAGACATTGACTGGCTCCCTTCTCCTTCCGGTGAAGATCATGGTTACGAAGCGTTGATGCGTTCCGTTGATGCCTTGGTGATGGGACGGCACACCTTCGAAAAGATGCTGACCTTCGACGAGTGGTTTTACGGCGACAAGCGAATCGTGGTTCTCAGCAGCAAGCCGGTGGTCATACCTGATCGGATTTCGGCGCATGTTGAGTCCATGACGGGATCGCCAAATGAGATCATCGCACGCCTGACCGGGCGCGGTTACCGGCATCTTTATGTTGATGGAGGCGTTACGATTCAGCGGTTCCTTTCCGATGGACTGGTCAATCGATTAATTATCACATGGATTCCCGTCCTCATTGGACGGGGGATTCCGTTGTTCGGTCCGCTGACACGTGATGTCCATTTGAAACACAGGGCGACGCGATCATATCCATCCGGACTCGTTCAGAGTGAGTATGAAGTGATTTCACCACGCGCGGCGGTAGCCGAGATTGATTGA
- the trhA gene encoding PAQR family membrane homeostasis protein TrhA: MTATNIHPQYSPGEELANIITGGLGLLLSVAGLAVLVTLAAVYADAWAVTASAIYGTTLVLGYASSTLYHAVKNPRRKHVLRKVDHAAIFTLIAGTYTPFMLVNLRGPWGWTFFGIVWGLALAGIIMKFWFTGRYIKLSTAIYIAMGWLIVIAAKPMIAGVPAISLWLLLAGGLCYTGGALFYIQKKLRFHHAIWHGFILAGSITHYLAILYAMV; the protein is encoded by the coding sequence ATGACCGCCACCAACATCCATCCACAATACTCGCCCGGGGAGGAACTCGCCAACATCATCACCGGCGGGCTCGGTCTGCTGCTCAGCGTGGCGGGGCTTGCCGTGCTCGTCACGCTCGCCGCGGTTTATGCGGACGCGTGGGCCGTCACTGCATCGGCCATTTATGGCACGACGCTGGTGCTCGGTTACGCTTCATCGACGCTTTATCACGCGGTTAAAAATCCGCGGCGCAAGCATGTGCTGCGCAAGGTCGACCACGCCGCGATTTTCACGCTCATAGCGGGCACATACACGCCCTTCATGCTCGTCAACCTGCGCGGCCCGTGGGGATGGACGTTTTTCGGCATTGTGTGGGGGCTGGCGCTCGCGGGCATCATAATGAAATTTTGGTTCACCGGGCGTTATATAAAACTTTCGACGGCGATATACATAGCGATGGGCTGGCTCATCGTGATCGCCGCCAAGCCGATGATCGCCGGGGTGCCCGCGATTTCGCTCTGGCTGCTTTTGGCGGGCGGGCTTTGCTACACCGGCGGCGCGCTTTTTTATATTCAAAAAAAACTGCGTTTTCACCACGCCATCTGGCACGGTTTTATACTGGCGGGCAGCATCACCCACTACCTCGCGATTTTATACGCGATGGTGTGA
- a CDS encoding CinA family protein produces the protein MPNLKDLMLQKRLTLAVAESLTCGHLQARIGAISGASRFFLGGLTAYTLEEKEKLLGVPRELAEPVDCVSEAVAVAMTQGARTLFGANIAIATTGYAEPSPAAPVPYAWIAVGDGSNFATRRVDCPGLARVAVQEHVAKVAGDILVDFLQT, from the coding sequence ATGCCAAACCTGAAAGACCTCATGCTTCAAAAGCGGCTCACACTCGCCGTCGCCGAAAGCCTCACCTGCGGGCATCTTCAGGCGCGCATCGGCGCGATCTCCGGAGCCTCGCGGTTTTTTCTCGGCGGGCTCACCGCCTACACGCTCGAGGAAAAAGAAAAACTCCTTGGCGTGCCGCGCGAGCTTGCCGAGCCGGTCGATTGTGTCTCCGAGGCCGTCGCTGTTGCGATGACTCAAGGCGCGCGCACGCTTTTCGGCGCCAACATCGCCATCGCGACCACCGGTTATGCCGAACCTTCGCCCGCCGCGCCCGTTCCCTACGCGTGGATCGCCGTCGGAGATGGAAGCAATTTCGCCACCCGCCGCGTGGACTGTCCCGGTCTCGCGCGTGTTGCCGTGCAGGAGCACGTCGCCAAAGTCGCTGGCGACATCTTGGTCGATTTTCTTCAAACCTGA
- a CDS encoding cation:proton antiporter — MNEIEIIICLLLLFMGVPDLCRWLKRPALVYPVFVVFGLLIAPLVDGPVKTMLVQAGQVGFLLLLFEVGMEIELPRFREFRGPLAKAFGWALLQYPVIFALGWLAGLNWIGCLIACAAFTGCSVGMGYPGWKQYPGLDFQERRKILMMMIALEIFAIVLLSVETTFYEHAPTWEVVLKLGGIVLVLVLISMFARRIKLILEHLLKQAMHWRVHLIVLFVLLVCAVGERLGLSAIKTAFFLGLFLSRIEHEGQSLEAYIAPVSQRFLIPIFFFALGLQIPAEYLVSWAGLIALGSAALILAMRWTIQRWILPVGGKRGERMNAFLLLCPNLTITALAAGVLVQDPTTVRAASLVLLVGLFMTVPSILLLPTPPSTKELAPGDATDAH, encoded by the coding sequence ATGAATGAAATAGAAATCATCATTTGCCTGCTGCTGCTGTTCATGGGCGTGCCGGACTTGTGCCGGTGGCTCAAGCGGCCGGCGCTCGTGTATCCGGTTTTTGTCGTGTTCGGGTTGCTGATCGCGCCGCTGGTGGACGGACCGGTGAAGACGATGCTCGTGCAGGCGGGCCAGGTGGGCTTTCTGCTGCTGCTGTTTGAGGTGGGAATGGAAATCGAACTGCCGAGGTTTCGTGAATTTCGCGGACCGCTGGCGAAGGCGTTCGGGTGGGCGCTGCTGCAATATCCGGTGATTTTTGCGCTGGGCTGGCTGGCGGGCTTGAATTGGATCGGCTGCCTGATCGCCTGCGCGGCGTTCACGGGGTGCTCGGTGGGCATGGGCTATCCGGGATGGAAACAATATCCGGGGCTGGATTTTCAGGAGCGGCGAAAAATCCTGATGATGATGATCGCACTGGAAATTTTCGCGATCGTGCTGCTCTCGGTTGAGACGACTTTCTACGAACACGCGCCTACTTGGGAGGTGGTGCTAAAACTGGGCGGAATTGTGCTGGTGCTGGTGTTGATCAGCATGTTTGCGCGCCGCATCAAGTTGATCTTGGAGCATCTGCTCAAGCAGGCGATGCACTGGCGCGTGCATTTGATCGTGCTGTTCGTGCTGCTTGTGTGCGCGGTGGGCGAGCGACTCGGATTGTCGGCGATCAAGACGGCGTTTTTCCTCGGCTTGTTCCTGAGCCGGATCGAGCACGAAGGGCAGTCGCTGGAGGCATACATCGCGCCGGTGAGCCAGCGGTTTTTGATCCCGATATTTTTCTTCGCGCTGGGATTGCAGATTCCGGCGGAGTATTTGGTTTCGTGGGCCGGATTGATCGCACTGGGCTCGGCGGCGCTCATCCTGGCAATGCGCTGGACGATTCAGCGCTGGATACTGCCCGTGGGAGGAAAGCGGGGCGAGCGGATGAACGCGTTTCTGCTGCTGTGCCCCAACTTGACCATCACCGCGCTGGCCGCGGGCGTGCTCGTGCAGGACCCGACAACCGTGCGCGCGGCGTCGCTGGTGCTGCTGGTGGGCTTGTTCATGACCGTGCCGTCAATTTTGCTGCTGCCAACACCGCCCTCCACCAAGGAACTGGCGCCCGGTGACGCGACGGACGCGCATTGA